The following proteins are encoded in a genomic region of Ictalurus furcatus strain D&B chromosome 6, Billie_1.0, whole genome shotgun sequence:
- the LOC128608454 gene encoding cystathionine beta-synthase-like protein isoform X1: MPSGLPASESLSPHPIDKMSLLYEDGTPKGKDQVRNSMEEEEEKNERVVERTWIRPDLPSKCTWKLGDLNTVSPHIHAEWTKTPSIMPNILRHIGDTPLVRINKIPKMFGVKCEILGKCEYFNAGGSVKDRIAIRMVEDAERDGILKPGDTIIEPTSGNTGIGLALVAAVKGYRCIIVMPEKMSMEKVDVLRALGAEIVRTPTAARFDSPESHVGVAWRLKNEIPNSHILDQYRNAGNPLAHYDNTAEEILKQCDGKIDMLVAGAGTGGTITGIARKLKEKCPNIKIIGVDPEGSILALPEDLNKTEKTQYEVEGIGYDFIPTVLDRSVVDGWCKTNDEESLNMSRMLIRQEGLLCGGSSGSAMDAAMKMAKELKEDQRCVVILPDSLRNYMTKFLSDKWMCDKGFLREEDLMIQKPWWWNLTLQELRLSAPLTVLPSVNIKNTIKILKEKAFDQAPVVNEAGVIVGMVTLGNMLSSVLAGKVSPSDPVFKVLYKQFKQVHLTDNLGKLSRILETDHFAVVVHDQIQYVTDGSSALKKMVFGIVTAIDLLNFVTTRERGERTLSESSLPDDL; this comes from the exons ATGCCTTCAGGCCTGCCTGCCTCAGAGTCGCTCTCCCCTCACCCCATCGACAAGATGTCCCTGCTGTACGAAGACGGCACGCCGAAGGGCAAGGACCAGGTCCGGAACAgcatggaggaggaagaggagaagaacgAGCGCGTCGTGGAGAGGACCTGGATCCGTCCAGATCTGCCCAGCAAGTGCACGTGGAAGCTCGGGGATCTGAACACGGTCTCTCCTCACATCCACGCAGAATG GACAAAGACTCCCAGCATTATGCCCAACATCCTGAGACACATCGGAGACACTCCACTGGTCCGCATCAACAAGATTCCCAAAATGTTCGGGGTGAAGTGTGAGATCT tgggTAAGTGTGAGTACTTTAATGCTGGAGGCAGTGTGAAGGATCGCATCGCCATTCGTATGGTAGAGGACGCGGAGAGAGACGGCATCCTCAAACCCGGAGACACCATCATCGAGCCCACCTCTGgaaacacag GTATCGGCCTGGCCCTGGTTGCAGCAGTTAAAGGGTATCGCTGCATCATCGTCATGCCTGAGAAAATGAGCATGGAGAAG GTGGACGTGCTGCGCGCTCTTGGCGCAGAGATCGTCCGGACCCCTACCGCCGCTCGTTTCGACTCGCCCGAGTCTCACGTGGGCGTGGCCTGGCGCCTGAAGAACGAGATCCCCAACTCACACATTCTGGATCAGTACCGCAACGCCGGCAACCCGCTGGCTCACTACGACAACACGGCCGAGGAGATCCTGAAGCAGTGCGACG GTAAAATAGACATGCTGGTGGCGGGAGCCGGAACAGGCGGGACCATCACCGGGATCGCACGCAAGCTGAAGGAGAAATGCCCGAACATCAAG attatTGGCGTGGACCCTGAGGGCTCGATCCTAGCACTGCCAGAGGACCTCAATAAGACCGAGAAGACCCAGTACGAGGTGGAGGGAATCGGATACGACTTCATCCCCACCGTACTGGACCGATCT GTGGTTGACGGTTGGTGCAAGACCAACGACGAGGAGTCCTTAAACATGTCGCGTATGCTAATCCGACAGGAAGGACTTCTGTGCG gtggtagTTCGGGATCGGCCATGGATGCAGCAATGAAGATGGCGAAGGAGTTGAAGGAAGATCAGCGCTGTGTGGTCATCCTGCCCGACTCGCTGCGTAACTACAT GACCAAGTTCCTCAGCGACAAGTGGATGTGTGATAAAGGCTTTCTGAGAGAGGAGGACCTGATGATCCAGAAACCATG GTGGTGGAATCTGACTCTACAGGAGCTGCGACTCTCTGCCCCTCTAACAGTTCTGCCGTCTGTCAACATTAAGAACACCATTAAGATCCTGAAGGAGAAGGCGTTCGACCAGGCTCCGGTAGTCAACGAGGCCGG agtgatCGTGGGGATGGTCACACTGGGTAACATGCTGTCCTCTGTACTTGCCGGGAAGGTCAGTCCATCTGACCCCGTCTTCAAAGTCCTGTATAAGCAGTTCAAACAG gttcatCTCACAGATAACCTGGGAAAGCTCTCCCGGATCCTGGAGACGGACCACTTCGCCGTGGTGGTGCACGATCAGATCCAGT acgTGACAGACGGCTCATCTGCTCTGAAGAAGATGGTGTTTGGGATCGTCACGGCCATCGACCTGCTGAACTTTGTGACCACTCGTGAGAGGGGAGAGCGCACACTGTCCGAGAGCTCACTCCCCGATGACCTgtag
- the LOC128608454 gene encoding cystathionine beta-synthase isoform X2: MSYTLHFLGLFYVGKCEYFNAGGSVKDRIAIRMVEDAERDGILKPGDTIIEPTSGNTGIGLALVAAVKGYRCIIVMPEKMSMEKVDVLRALGAEIVRTPTAARFDSPESHVGVAWRLKNEIPNSHILDQYRNAGNPLAHYDNTAEEILKQCDGKIDMLVAGAGTGGTITGIARKLKEKCPNIKIIGVDPEGSILALPEDLNKTEKTQYEVEGIGYDFIPTVLDRSVVDGWCKTNDEESLNMSRMLIRQEGLLCGGSSGSAMDAAMKMAKELKEDQRCVVILPDSLRNYMTKFLSDKWMCDKGFLREEDLMIQKPWWWNLTLQELRLSAPLTVLPSVNIKNTIKILKEKAFDQAPVVNEAGVIVGMVTLGNMLSSVLAGKVSPSDPVFKVLYKQFKQVHLTDNLGKLSRILETDHFAVVVHDQIQYVTDGSSALKKMVFGIVTAIDLLNFVTTRERGERTLSESSLPDDL; the protein is encoded by the exons ATGAGCTATACTCTACATTTCCTGGGGTTATTTTATG tgggTAAGTGTGAGTACTTTAATGCTGGAGGCAGTGTGAAGGATCGCATCGCCATTCGTATGGTAGAGGACGCGGAGAGAGACGGCATCCTCAAACCCGGAGACACCATCATCGAGCCCACCTCTGgaaacacag GTATCGGCCTGGCCCTGGTTGCAGCAGTTAAAGGGTATCGCTGCATCATCGTCATGCCTGAGAAAATGAGCATGGAGAAG GTGGACGTGCTGCGCGCTCTTGGCGCAGAGATCGTCCGGACCCCTACCGCCGCTCGTTTCGACTCGCCCGAGTCTCACGTGGGCGTGGCCTGGCGCCTGAAGAACGAGATCCCCAACTCACACATTCTGGATCAGTACCGCAACGCCGGCAACCCGCTGGCTCACTACGACAACACGGCCGAGGAGATCCTGAAGCAGTGCGACG GTAAAATAGACATGCTGGTGGCGGGAGCCGGAACAGGCGGGACCATCACCGGGATCGCACGCAAGCTGAAGGAGAAATGCCCGAACATCAAG attatTGGCGTGGACCCTGAGGGCTCGATCCTAGCACTGCCAGAGGACCTCAATAAGACCGAGAAGACCCAGTACGAGGTGGAGGGAATCGGATACGACTTCATCCCCACCGTACTGGACCGATCT GTGGTTGACGGTTGGTGCAAGACCAACGACGAGGAGTCCTTAAACATGTCGCGTATGCTAATCCGACAGGAAGGACTTCTGTGCG gtggtagTTCGGGATCGGCCATGGATGCAGCAATGAAGATGGCGAAGGAGTTGAAGGAAGATCAGCGCTGTGTGGTCATCCTGCCCGACTCGCTGCGTAACTACAT GACCAAGTTCCTCAGCGACAAGTGGATGTGTGATAAAGGCTTTCTGAGAGAGGAGGACCTGATGATCCAGAAACCATG GTGGTGGAATCTGACTCTACAGGAGCTGCGACTCTCTGCCCCTCTAACAGTTCTGCCGTCTGTCAACATTAAGAACACCATTAAGATCCTGAAGGAGAAGGCGTTCGACCAGGCTCCGGTAGTCAACGAGGCCGG agtgatCGTGGGGATGGTCACACTGGGTAACATGCTGTCCTCTGTACTTGCCGGGAAGGTCAGTCCATCTGACCCCGTCTTCAAAGTCCTGTATAAGCAGTTCAAACAG gttcatCTCACAGATAACCTGGGAAAGCTCTCCCGGATCCTGGAGACGGACCACTTCGCCGTGGTGGTGCACGATCAGATCCAGT acgTGACAGACGGCTCATCTGCTCTGAAGAAGATGGTGTTTGGGATCGTCACGGCCATCGACCTGCTGAACTTTGTGACCACTCGTGAGAGGGGAGAGCGCACACTGTCCGAGAGCTCACTCCCCGATGACCTgtag
- the stat1b gene encoding signal transducer and activator of transcription 1b isoform X2, with amino-acid sequence MALWYQLQQLDSRYLEQIDQLYDDAFPMEIRQYLSQWIESIDWDAVALDESLARVRFHELLSKLDELYGRLNPSNNFLLQHNIRKIQRNLQEHFQENTVYMAMIISNALNEERRILESALRTQENTGSPQVSVVQEKQKQLENQVNELKKKVQAAEQDIQVLEDLQDEHDFKKKTLQMEVEANTQIAKEIQLEELKIREMFLRLNKIREAVVMELLNALKLADLTQNTLITEKVPEWKQRQQMACIGGPPNACLDQLQNWFTAVAECLQQIRHQLNTLQELVVNFTYENDPITLNMSSLQEQVLSLFKNLLVNSIVVERQPCMPTHPQRPLVLKTGVQFTVKLRLLVKLPELNCQLKVKASFDQDLTETNTFKGFRRFNILGTNTKVMNMEESNGCLSAEFRHLQLKEKKVVGSRANEGPILIMEELHSISFDTQLNQGDISIDIKTTSLPVVVISHISQLSSAWASMIWFNMLCTDTQNLAFFLNPPPMMWGDLAKVLSWQFSSITKRGLNTDQLSMLADKLLGPEAQGDPNAPVYWTKFAKTTSNERGVAFWLWIDGILDLIKRCLLNIWNDGHIVGFINKEKEKSLLKDKRPGTFLLRFSETCKDGGITITWVEQLQNGEPKTHSVKPYKKQDLVNITFPDVIRNYTLMDAENIPENPLLYLYPDIPKDVAFSRYYSVGEASEDMDVDRVTEISPYKNRWMIPVSELRKTSRQNSAIESRGIWRAAAY; translated from the exons ATGGCACTTTGGTACCAGCTACAACAGCTGGACTCGAGATACCTGGAGCAAATCGACCAGCTCTACGATGATGCGTTCCCCATGGAGATTCGTCAGTACCTCAGCCAATGGATTGAAAGCATTGACTG GGACGCTGTGGCCCTCGATGAGTCCCTAGCGAGGGTGCGTTTCCACGAGCTTCTGAGTAAACTGGATGAGCTCTATGGTCGCCTGAATCCGAGCAACAACTTCCTCCTTCAGCACAACATCCGCAAAATACAACGCAACCTACAG GAACACTTTCAGGAAAATACAGTGTACATGGCTATGATCATATCCAACGCCCTGAACGAGGAACGGAGAATTCTGGAGTCGGCCCTCAGAACACAG GAAAATACGGGCTCACCCCAGGTCAGTGTTGTAcaggagaagcagaagcagCTGGAGAACCAGGTGAATGAGCTGAAGAAGAAAGTGCAG gCAGCAGAACAGGATATTCAGGTTCTTGAGGATCTACAAGACGAGCATGACTTCAAGAAGAAAACTTTACAGA TGGAGGTTGAAGCAAATACACAAATAGCCAAAGAGATTCAGTTGGAGGAGTtgaagatcagagagatgtTCCTTCGGCTGAACAAAATCAGAGAG GCAGTCGTAATGGAGTTATTAAATGCACTAAAATTAGCAGATCTGACCCAGAACACACTCATAACAGAAAAGGTTCCAGAGTGGAAGCAGAGGCAGCAGATGGCTTGCATTGGTGGTCCTCCAAATGCTTGCCTGGATCAGTTACAGAATTG GTTCACTGCAGTGGCAGAGTGTTTGCAGCAGATACGTCATCAGCTGAACACGCTGCAGGAGCTGGTGGTGAACTTCACTTACGAAAACGACCCCATCACTTTGAACATGAGCTCATTGCAGGAGCAGGTGCTGTCGCTGTTCAAAAACCTCCTCGTCAA TTCCATTGTGGTGGAAAGGCAGCCGTGCATGCCCACGCATCCGCAGAGACCCCTGGTGCTGAAGACTGGTGTGCAGTTCACAGTTAAACTCAG GCTGCTGGTCAAACTGCCGGAGTTAAACTGCCAGCTAAAAGTCAAAGCCTCTTTCGACCA GGATTTAACAGAAACGAATACATTCAAGGG ATTTCGTAGGTTCAACATTTTAGGAACCAACACTAAGGTCATGAACATGGAGGAATCAAACGGCTGCCTGTCTGCTGAGTTCCGGCACTTG caactgaaagaaaagaaagtagtTGGAAGTAGAGCAAATGAG GGTCCTATTCTCATCATGGAGGAACTTCATTCCATCAGCTTTGACACTCAACTCAACCAAGGAGATATCTCCATCGATATAAAG ACCACTTCACTTCCTGTAGTGGTGATATCTCATATCAGCCAGCTGTCGAGTGCCTGGGCCTCCATGATCTGGTTTAACATGCTCTGTACTGACACTCAG AACCTCGCATTTTTCCTGAACCCTCCTCCGATGATGTGGGGAGACCTGGCGAAGGTCCTGAGCTGGCAGTTTTCCTCCATCACTAAGAGAGGCCTGAACACAGACCAGCTGAGCATGCTCGCAGATAAACTACTCG GTCCTGAGGCTCAAGGAGACCCGAACGCTCCCGTCTACTGGACTAAGTTCGCTAAG acgACATCGAACGAGAGAGGAGTTGCGTTCTGGCTGTGGATCGATGGGATTCTGGACCTCATCAAACGATGCCTACTCAATATCTGGAATGATGG GCATATAGTGGGCTTTATTaataaagagaaggagaaatctCTGCTAAAAGACAAGCGTCCAGGAACGTTCCTCCTGCGCTTCAGTGAGACGTGTAAAGACGGAGGCATCACCATCACGTGGGTGGAGCAGTTGCAGAACG GTGAACCCAAGACACATTCGGTGAAGCCGTACAAGAAGCAGGATTTAGTCAACATCACTTTCCCTGACGTGATTCGGAACTACACACTAATGGATGCTGAGAATATTCCGGAAAACCCTCTGCTCTACCTGTATCCGGACATCCCTAAAGACGTGGCGTTCTCGCGCTACTACAGCGTCGGGGAGG CGTCAGAAGACATGGACGTGGATAGAGTGACTGAAATCAGCCCGTACAAGAACAGATGGATGATTCCAGTGTCGGAACT ACGGAAGACTTCAAGACAGAATTCTGCCATTGAGTCCCGAGGAATTTGGAGAGCTGCAGCATATTAA
- the stat1b gene encoding signal transducer and activator of transcription 1b isoform X1 encodes MALWYQLQQLDSRYLEQIDQLYDDAFPMEIRQYLSQWIESIDWDAVALDESLARVRFHELLSKLDELYGRLNPSNNFLLQHNIRKIQRNLQEHFQENTVYMAMIISNALNEERRILESALRTQENTGSPQVSVVQEKQKQLENQVNELKKKVQAAEQDIQVLEDLQDEHDFKKKTLQMEVEANTQIAKEIQLEELKIREMFLRLNKIREAVVMELLNALKLADLTQNTLITEKVPEWKQRQQMACIGGPPNACLDQLQNWFTAVAECLQQIRHQLNTLQELVVNFTYENDPITLNMSSLQEQVLSLFKNLLVNSIVVERQPCMPTHPQRPLVLKTGVQFTVKLRLLVKLPELNCQLKVKASFDQDLTETNTFKGFRRFNILGTNTKVMNMEESNGCLSAEFRHLQLKEKKVVGSRANEGPILIMEELHSISFDTQLNQGDISIDIKTTSLPVVVISHISQLSSAWASMIWFNMLCTDTQNLAFFLNPPPMMWGDLAKVLSWQFSSITKRGLNTDQLSMLADKLLGPEAQGDPNAPVYWTKFAKTTSNERGVAFWLWIDGILDLIKRCLLNIWNDGHIVGFINKEKEKSLLKDKRPGTFLLRFSETCKDGGITITWVEQLQNGEPKTHSVKPYKKQDLVNITFPDVIRNYTLMDAENIPENPLLYLYPDIPKDVAFSRYYSVGEASEDMDVDRVTEISPYKNRWMIPVSELPDGRLQDRILPLSPEEFGELQHINRNNGMDGLCITLPQ; translated from the exons ATGGCACTTTGGTACCAGCTACAACAGCTGGACTCGAGATACCTGGAGCAAATCGACCAGCTCTACGATGATGCGTTCCCCATGGAGATTCGTCAGTACCTCAGCCAATGGATTGAAAGCATTGACTG GGACGCTGTGGCCCTCGATGAGTCCCTAGCGAGGGTGCGTTTCCACGAGCTTCTGAGTAAACTGGATGAGCTCTATGGTCGCCTGAATCCGAGCAACAACTTCCTCCTTCAGCACAACATCCGCAAAATACAACGCAACCTACAG GAACACTTTCAGGAAAATACAGTGTACATGGCTATGATCATATCCAACGCCCTGAACGAGGAACGGAGAATTCTGGAGTCGGCCCTCAGAACACAG GAAAATACGGGCTCACCCCAGGTCAGTGTTGTAcaggagaagcagaagcagCTGGAGAACCAGGTGAATGAGCTGAAGAAGAAAGTGCAG gCAGCAGAACAGGATATTCAGGTTCTTGAGGATCTACAAGACGAGCATGACTTCAAGAAGAAAACTTTACAGA TGGAGGTTGAAGCAAATACACAAATAGCCAAAGAGATTCAGTTGGAGGAGTtgaagatcagagagatgtTCCTTCGGCTGAACAAAATCAGAGAG GCAGTCGTAATGGAGTTATTAAATGCACTAAAATTAGCAGATCTGACCCAGAACACACTCATAACAGAAAAGGTTCCAGAGTGGAAGCAGAGGCAGCAGATGGCTTGCATTGGTGGTCCTCCAAATGCTTGCCTGGATCAGTTACAGAATTG GTTCACTGCAGTGGCAGAGTGTTTGCAGCAGATACGTCATCAGCTGAACACGCTGCAGGAGCTGGTGGTGAACTTCACTTACGAAAACGACCCCATCACTTTGAACATGAGCTCATTGCAGGAGCAGGTGCTGTCGCTGTTCAAAAACCTCCTCGTCAA TTCCATTGTGGTGGAAAGGCAGCCGTGCATGCCCACGCATCCGCAGAGACCCCTGGTGCTGAAGACTGGTGTGCAGTTCACAGTTAAACTCAG GCTGCTGGTCAAACTGCCGGAGTTAAACTGCCAGCTAAAAGTCAAAGCCTCTTTCGACCA GGATTTAACAGAAACGAATACATTCAAGGG ATTTCGTAGGTTCAACATTTTAGGAACCAACACTAAGGTCATGAACATGGAGGAATCAAACGGCTGCCTGTCTGCTGAGTTCCGGCACTTG caactgaaagaaaagaaagtagtTGGAAGTAGAGCAAATGAG GGTCCTATTCTCATCATGGAGGAACTTCATTCCATCAGCTTTGACACTCAACTCAACCAAGGAGATATCTCCATCGATATAAAG ACCACTTCACTTCCTGTAGTGGTGATATCTCATATCAGCCAGCTGTCGAGTGCCTGGGCCTCCATGATCTGGTTTAACATGCTCTGTACTGACACTCAG AACCTCGCATTTTTCCTGAACCCTCCTCCGATGATGTGGGGAGACCTGGCGAAGGTCCTGAGCTGGCAGTTTTCCTCCATCACTAAGAGAGGCCTGAACACAGACCAGCTGAGCATGCTCGCAGATAAACTACTCG GTCCTGAGGCTCAAGGAGACCCGAACGCTCCCGTCTACTGGACTAAGTTCGCTAAG acgACATCGAACGAGAGAGGAGTTGCGTTCTGGCTGTGGATCGATGGGATTCTGGACCTCATCAAACGATGCCTACTCAATATCTGGAATGATGG GCATATAGTGGGCTTTATTaataaagagaaggagaaatctCTGCTAAAAGACAAGCGTCCAGGAACGTTCCTCCTGCGCTTCAGTGAGACGTGTAAAGACGGAGGCATCACCATCACGTGGGTGGAGCAGTTGCAGAACG GTGAACCCAAGACACATTCGGTGAAGCCGTACAAGAAGCAGGATTTAGTCAACATCACTTTCCCTGACGTGATTCGGAACTACACACTAATGGATGCTGAGAATATTCCGGAAAACCCTCTGCTCTACCTGTATCCGGACATCCCTAAAGACGTGGCGTTCTCGCGCTACTACAGCGTCGGGGAGG CGTCAGAAGACATGGACGTGGATAGAGTGACTGAAATCAGCCCGTACAAGAACAGATGGATGATTCCAGTGTCGGAACT CCCAGACGGAAGACTTCAAGACAGAATTCTGCCATTGAGTCCCGAGGAATTTGGAGAGCTGCAGCATATTAACAGAAACAACGGGATGGACGGCTTG TGTATAACTTTACCGCAGTAA